A region from the Candidatus Bathyarchaeota archaeon genome encodes:
- a CDS encoding sugar phosphate isomerase/epimerase gives MVKLYLGVNNCWAVKRWPLPEDWVDVCCSIDVEYVQFSFDLLDPKTSEPALSNMIRRIRDTSSEAGVKIQSTFTGLAAYSMNLLTHPDPGMRADALDWYGRAIEVTSLMNVDVTGGHIAAQSYNDFRNSERRRFMEAILIDSVKYLASYAKSMGLKMLLWEPMPLKREPPATIEDAKRLLRMVNSEDGVPVRLTIDLGHQCTVGVSGKDADPYSWLKELGAMSPVVHIQQTDGKADRHWPFTSEYNRVGIIKPDKVIDALEESGASEVYLMLEYIPPFEEDDDRVLKNLKESVRYLREFI, from the coding sequence ATGGTTAAACTATATCTTGGCGTAAACAACTGCTGGGCTGTTAAAAGGTGGCCCTTGCCAGAGGACTGGGTAGATGTTTGCTGCAGTATCGACGTGGAGTACGTGCAGTTTTCATTCGACCTCCTAGACCCTAAAACCTCTGAGCCTGCGCTGTCGAATATGATCCGTAGGATTAGAGACACCTCATCTGAAGCTGGTGTTAAAATACAGTCTACGTTCACCGGTCTGGCTGCGTACTCTATGAACCTCTTAACCCATCCGGACCCAGGTATGAGAGCCGACGCGCTCGATTGGTATGGTAGGGCCATAGAGGTCACCTCGCTTATGAACGTGGATGTCACGGGCGGCCACATAGCTGCTCAAAGCTATAACGATTTCAGAAATTCCGAACGTAGAAGATTTATGGAGGCGATATTAATCGACTCTGTTAAGTATCTAGCTTCTTACGCCAAATCCATGGGTCTTAAGATGCTGCTGTGGGAGCCTATGCCGCTTAAAAGAGAGCCTCCGGCGACGATAGAGGATGCAAAGAGGCTTCTAAGAATGGTAAACTCCGAAGACGGTGTACCTGTTAGGCTTACGATAGACCTTGGCCACCAATGTACGGTGGGAGTATCTGGTAAAGACGCCGACCCCTATAGCTGGCTAAAGGAGCTCGGCGCTATGTCTCCAGTTGTACATATACAGCAAACCGACGGTAAGGCCGATAGACACTGGCCTTTCACAAGCGAATACAATAGAGTCGGAATCATAAAGCCTGATAAAGTCATAGACGCTCTTGAAGAGTCTGGAGCCTCCGAGGTCTACCTAATGCTCGAGTATATTCCACCTTTCGAAGAAGACGACGACCGGGTTTTAAAAAACCTTAAGGAATCTGTCAGATATCTCAGGGAATTCATTTAA
- a CDS encoding phosphoenolpyruvate carboxykinase (ATP) yields the protein MVKKVIPDVEEITIEGFKETFRNIIRLKEKCGITAILNNPPDLFERAKSYGTRFKNGSWGWASNIWHRSAAGSVVVEKDEDLLPEYKLLMLRVLEHILAQGPLIQVDGILGKPGTRAEMRCRLYCDPQFPDIAYRWSQLCFPGDPKSEPDVELFCIPHYLGNPFIPGTNVMLRVLRFPHHNYSIVTCSSYQGEVKKGFLSHWIYHVYKRGGTGEHASLKEFTLKTVDDREKRIVMCVWGLTGTGKSTHGLYVFDKKNVHIYEKRFGINPLNYVCDQKIKNDDIVAIFKDQVIGSERGSWTKTEGIDETQVAIWRAANSPRALHENTEFGPDGNPSFKGELFQYFGMLNRNARSVFFLQDTGYFNGDVASSGPLNVAVFLSPGYFSDYAWVKINDIAFAAKVLADGRTIGHPAQSKEVAGLIRFVSRYCLPFTMGVKPTAHVVRFYEFLKEREESGDPVEVYQLNTTGRIGAKYRWVKKTIGGEELEVPEPVFELTPDGVRKPVGGTAPTIEETELFLLQAMRGAVEYKPHPIWGDKVLVPVKVEGIPVERLRELDPFTYRSMEEMRRLLKAQIRLSKIYLDKQCPGLPDFIYNAMDF from the coding sequence ATGGTGAAAAAGGTTATTCCAGACGTCGAAGAAATCACGATTGAAGGGTTTAAAGAAACATTTAGGAATATCATCAGGTTAAAGGAGAAATGTGGAATCACGGCTATATTGAATAATCCGCCTGACCTTTTTGAAAGGGCGAAGTCCTATGGTACACGGTTTAAAAACGGCTCTTGGGGTTGGGCCTCGAATATATGGCATAGATCTGCGGCCGGAAGCGTCGTCGTTGAGAAGGACGAAGACCTGCTACCCGAGTATAAACTCTTAATGCTACGTGTTTTGGAGCACATCCTAGCTCAAGGGCCTCTAATCCAAGTGGATGGTATCCTCGGAAAACCCGGGACGAGGGCTGAGATGCGTTGTAGGCTTTATTGCGACCCGCAGTTTCCGGATATCGCCTATCGCTGGAGTCAGTTATGCTTCCCAGGCGACCCTAAAAGTGAACCAGATGTAGAGCTTTTCTGCATCCCTCACTATCTTGGAAACCCATTCATCCCGGGAACTAACGTGATGCTTCGGGTATTACGTTTCCCCCACCATAACTACTCGATCGTCACCTGCAGCTCATACCAAGGCGAGGTCAAGAAAGGTTTCCTATCCCACTGGATATACCACGTGTATAAAAGAGGTGGAACGGGTGAACATGCCTCTCTCAAGGAATTCACTCTGAAGACCGTTGATGACCGTGAGAAGAGGATAGTAATGTGCGTATGGGGTCTGACTGGAACAGGAAAATCTACCCATGGCCTATACGTCTTCGACAAAAAGAACGTGCATATATATGAGAAACGTTTCGGAATAAATCCCCTTAACTATGTGTGCGACCAGAAGATCAAGAACGACGATATAGTAGCCATATTCAAAGACCAAGTGATAGGCTCAGAGAGGGGTTCATGGACTAAAACAGAAGGCATAGATGAGACGCAGGTTGCGATATGGCGTGCAGCCAATTCACCGAGGGCTCTACACGAAAACACAGAGTTCGGACCTGACGGGAATCCAAGTTTTAAAGGAGAGCTCTTCCAGTACTTCGGGATGCTTAACCGAAACGCCCGTTCAGTGTTCTTCCTTCAAGATACTGGCTACTTCAACGGCGATGTCGCCTCAAGCGGTCCTTTAAACGTAGCGGTATTCCTCAGCCCAGGCTACTTCAGCGACTATGCCTGGGTAAAGATCAACGATATCGCCTTCGCCGCTAAGGTATTAGCCGACGGACGAACAATTGGGCATCCAGCCCAATCTAAGGAGGTTGCCGGACTTATAAGGTTTGTAAGTAGATACTGCCTTCCCTTCACCATGGGTGTGAAACCTACAGCACACGTCGTAAGATTTTATGAGTTCCTAAAGGAGCGAGAAGAAAGCGGCGACCCTGTTGAAGTTTATCAGCTAAACACGACCGGAAGGATAGGCGCGAAATATAGGTGGGTGAAGAAAACGATCGGTGGTGAAGAGCTTGAGGTTCCGGAACCGGTCTTTGAGTTAACACCAGATGGTGTGAGAAAACCCGTCGGTGGAACAGCGCCCACAATAGAGGAGACTGAGCTGTTTCTCCTTCAGGCTATGCGGGGCGCGGTAGAGTATAAGCCGCATCCTATCTGGGGAGATAAGGTCTTAGTGCCGGTCAAGGTCGAGGGGATTCCTGTAGAACGTCTCAGGGAACTAGATCCATTCACATACCGCTCTATGGAAGAAATGAGGAGGCTGCTGAAGGCCCAGATCAGACTAAGCAAGATTTACCTGGATAAACAGTGTCCAGGTCTACCAGACTTCATCTACAACGCGATGGACTTCTAA
- a CDS encoding mechanosensitive ion channel, with the protein MVNEEVTPEEISRRRRRSLGRVVMLIVACGLTLVAVDLVFKDVVQVYLPSLVEYEVYINAIVVLGLGYMVVNSTANLLYWVSRSRIDHPTAALLRTITRIMGMAILLAILTSVFNVNPSAALTVGSFVGMVIGFATQTVLRQAVAGIFLVLMRPFKPGDRITVAGQTGIVKDIGIMHTVLMTEDGTTEIMIPSANIVTAVIKKTISSSDEE; encoded by the coding sequence ATGGTGAACGAGGAAGTTACACCAGAGGAAATCAGCAGGAGAAGACGTAGAAGTCTAGGTAGGGTCGTGATGCTTATAGTGGCATGCGGTTTGACCCTCGTAGCGGTGGACCTAGTATTTAAAGACGTGGTCCAAGTATACCTGCCGAGTCTCGTAGAGTATGAGGTTTACATAAACGCCATAGTCGTCTTAGGCTTGGGATACATGGTCGTGAACTCTACGGCGAACCTACTGTACTGGGTTTCGAGAAGCCGGATCGACCACCCCACCGCGGCCCTTCTCCGGACGATCACGAGGATCATGGGGATGGCGATACTCTTAGCCATACTGACCTCGGTGTTTAACGTGAACCCTTCGGCTGCTTTGACGGTAGGCTCCTTCGTGGGTATGGTAATAGGCTTTGCCACGCAAACGGTGTTAAGACAAGCCGTTGCGGGGATCTTCTTAGTTTTAATGAGACCGTTTAAACCCGGCGATAGGATAACCGTAGCCGGTCAAACAGGCATAGTGAAAGATATAGGGATAATGCACACGGTCCTCATGACTGAGGACGGAACGACCGAGATAATGATACCTAGCGCCAACATAGTGACGGCCGTTATCAAGAAGACCATATCCTCATCGGATGAAGAGTAA
- a CDS encoding adenine nucleotide alpha hydrolase family protein, whose translation MTLRCSLCGSRAFTRVRYSRLSLCRRHYAEFFERRVKNTVERYRLFKNVKRLLVCVSGGKDSVAMLYALKPHAEKRNVELLGLTIDLGIGEYSKRSVEAAVEAFKNNDVDYLLVDLSAEHGFDIDTVAENIKKLKMPKGICSYCGSVKRYIFNKAALDNGCDAVATGHNLDDLLSFTLTSMASGQVELLIKLQPKNMGVDKLVTRIRPLATLTNRETLLYVISIGASYVDLECPYSPGRSIQKTIVEKLSEIEYEHPGFKLALYKSLLRVLRKAEVKPGPLTRCEKCGMPSSTRICSFCRLKSLMTKKNTDEELTEAQVTARRV comes from the coding sequence TTGACTTTAAGATGTAGCCTATGCGGCTCTAGGGCGTTCACAAGGGTTAGATATTCCAGGCTAAGCCTATGTAGGAGACACTATGCAGAGTTCTTCGAACGCAGGGTTAAAAACACGGTGGAGAGGTATAGGCTTTTCAAGAACGTTAAACGGTTACTCGTCTGCGTATCCGGCGGCAAGGATAGCGTTGCTATGCTGTATGCGTTGAAGCCTCATGCAGAGAAGAGAAACGTCGAGCTTTTGGGCTTGACCATAGACTTGGGTATAGGTGAGTACTCGAAGCGTTCTGTGGAAGCAGCCGTGGAGGCCTTCAAGAACAACGATGTTGACTATTTACTGGTGGATCTATCGGCGGAACATGGATTCGACATAGATACCGTCGCGGAGAATATTAAAAAGCTGAAGATGCCTAAGGGAATCTGTAGCTACTGCGGCTCTGTGAAACGTTATATCTTCAATAAGGCGGCTTTAGATAACGGATGCGACGCCGTAGCTACGGGGCATAACCTAGACGACCTGTTATCGTTTACGTTGACCTCCATGGCGTCAGGTCAAGTCGAGCTTCTGATTAAGCTACAGCCTAAAAACATGGGAGTCGATAAGCTCGTCACCCGTATAAGACCGTTGGCGACTTTGACGAACCGGGAGACCCTACTATACGTCATAAGCATAGGTGCGAGCTACGTCGACTTAGAATGCCCCTACAGCCCAGGGAGGTCGATACAGAAAACGATCGTCGAAAAACTCAGCGAAATCGAATATGAACATCCAGGGTTTAAACTAGCTCTGTACAAGTCTCTACTTAGAGTTCTAAGAAAAGCCGAGGTAAAACCTGGACCTCTGACTCGATGTGAAAAATGCGGTATGCCATCTAGTACCCGTATATGTAGCTTCTGTAGACTCAAGTCTTTGATGACAAAGAAAAATACCGACGAGGAGCTTACAGAAGCGCAGGTGACGGCTCGGCGGGTTTAA
- a CDS encoding sugar phosphate isomerase/epimerase, translating into MKIGFLTHGQLGDLAQTLKWAEDHGFEAIEVFSGPGSSLINPARVDESGYISGIRETLRGSTVIVSCLTWCVNNIDLNLEARRKRNEHVKKMIEAANKLDIPVIATWVGRVPGGLEANMRAFEEVFSSLVDYAEKYDVKITIENCVANIAYRPDIWEEMFRRVSSKYLGLEFDPSHLVFQFIDYIDVLRKFGDRVYHVHCKDTEILDDKLAYVGYTGEGWWRFRVPGLGEVDWGRFISTLIEVGYDYVLSIEHEDPLYPGVEGYRKGLLVAKKNLSLYLP; encoded by the coding sequence TTGAAAATAGGTTTCTTAACCCATGGGCAACTAGGCGATCTAGCTCAGACGCTTAAGTGGGCTGAAGACCACGGTTTCGAAGCTATAGAGGTCTTCTCGGGACCGGGTAGCTCTCTAATAAACCCTGCTAGAGTCGACGAGTCGGGTTATATATCCGGTATCAGAGAGACTTTAAGAGGCTCGACCGTGATAGTCTCATGTCTGACGTGGTGCGTGAATAACATAGACCTAAACCTTGAAGCCAGACGCAAGAGAAACGAGCACGTCAAGAAGATGATCGAAGCTGCTAATAAGCTTGATATACCCGTTATAGCCACGTGGGTCGGTAGGGTTCCCGGCGGTTTAGAGGCTAACATGAGGGCCTTCGAGGAGGTCTTTTCAAGCCTCGTCGATTACGCCGAGAAGTACGACGTTAAGATAACGATCGAAAACTGCGTGGCTAACATAGCCTATAGACCTGATATATGGGAAGAGATGTTTAGGAGGGTCTCGTCTAAATACCTTGGTCTTGAGTTCGACCCGTCGCATTTAGTCTTCCAGTTCATCGACTACATAGACGTTTTGAGAAAGTTCGGAGACCGGGTGTACCACGTACACTGTAAAGACACGGAGATTTTAGACGATAAGTTGGCATATGTGGGGTATACCGGTGAGGGATGGTGGAGGTTTAGGGTTCCGGGGCTCGGTGAAGTAGATTGGGGTAGGTTCATATCTACCCTCATAGAGGTGGGATACGACTACGTGCTGAGCATAGAGCATGAAGACCCGCTTTATCCCGGGGTTGAAGGCTATCGCAAAGGACTTCTAGTTGCCAAGAAAAACCTATCTCTATACTTACCCTAA